In the Dehalogenimonas sp. THU2 genome, GCATCGCAAATGGGGCTGGCGTCACGCCGCGCTGGCCGGCACTATCGCCACCTACCAGGTAAGGGGCGCCGTCAGGGATCTGGGCAAGGCCTTGAGCCTGCCGCCGGAAGAGATCGGCCAGCTGGCCAAGCAGTTGGACTGGGGCAGCGCCCGGAAGCTCAGCACAAGCATGGACAAATCGCCGCATTTTCGGGACAAGGTCAAGGCGCCGGTGTGGCGGGACCTGGTGCGCCTGGCCTGGGAACTGGACGGCTTTCCCAAGTACATGGGACAACATCCCGGCGGCATGATCATCTCATCGACGCCCCTGACCGACCTGGTGCCGGTGCAGCGGGGCGCCATCGACGGCAGGTACGTCTGCCAGTGGGACAAAGACAGCATCGACGACGCCGGTTTTGTGAAGATCGACTTCCTGGCCCTGGGAGCGCTTTCCCAGCTCCAGGAGGCGGACGGCTTGATCAAAAAACGAACCGGGCGGGTGATCGACCTGTCGCGCATCGATTTCGACGATCCGGCGGTCTACGACATGCTCTGCCGCGGCGACACCATCGGCATCTTCCAGGTGGAATCGGCCGCGCAGATGCAGACCATCACCCGTTTGAGACCGCGCAATCTCTTCGACATGGCTCATGAGGTCGGCGCCGTCAGGCCGGGCGTCGGCGTTAACGGCGGCGTGCAGGACTACCTGGCCCGCCGCAGCGGCCGGAAGAAGGTCGTCTTCGATCATACCTTGGAGGAACACGCCCTGGCGCGGACGCTGGGCGTGGTCCTTTTCCAGGATCAGGTCAACCAGCTGGCCATCGATGTGGCCGGTTTCGGTCCCGGCAAAGCCGACCAGTTGCGCCGGGCCTTCGGGCGGCGGCATAACGAAGCGCTGCTCGCGCGGTACCGGCAGGAGTTCATGGCCGGCGCCGCCGAGCGGGGTGTCGATGAGGCAGTCGCTGCTAAGATATTCCACAAGTTTAACGGCCAGTACATGTTCCCGGAGTCCCACGCCTTCGCCTTCGGGGTGACGGCCTATCAGGCGTCATGGCTGAAGCTGTACTACCCGCTGGAATTCTTCGTCGCCATTTTCAATCAGCAACCGATGGGCTTCTACAATCTGGAGACGCTCAAGGAGGACGCCAGAAGGCACGGTGTGGCGGTGCTGAACCCGGATATCAACAAGAGTTCCGCGGTCTGCGTCATCGAGGGCCAGGCGGTGCGGCTGGGTTTCCTTCACGTGCACGGGCTGGGCGGCGCCGCGGCCGGGGCGATCGAGGACGCAAGGGCGGGGGGCGGTCCGTTCCTGGGCATCGGCGACTTCATGGAACGCAGCGGCGTGCTGGAAGAAACGGCTCTCAGGTTGACCGGAGGCGGCGCCTTCGATGCCATGGAGACCAACCGCCGCAAGGTCAAATGGGAGATCGGGCTGCGTTACCGGCCGGTCAATTCCCAGATGGCACTACCGCTGCCGGTCAGACAGGACATGGCGGAACTGGCGGGCCTGAATGACTGGGAGCGCATGCAGGAAGAGTACAGCGTGCTCAGCCTCTTTCCCGCCGGGCACATCATGGCCAGCGTCCGCCCCCGCTTCAATGGCCGCGGCGTATCGCGCAGCAGTGATATCGAGCGCATGGACGACGGCACCGAGCTGACCGTTGCCGGCCTGGTAATCCGCCGCCAGCGCCCCCGCGGCAAAGTGGTCTTCATCACCCTGGAAGACGAGTTCGGCCACATACCGCTGATGGTTTTCCCGCAGGTGTATGAGCGGCAGGAACTGAAGTTCAGGTCTCCGTTCCTGATAGTCAAAGGCAGGCTGTCCCGGCGCGAGGGAGCGCACAACGTGGTAGTGAGCCAGGTAACCCTTTTTGCCGCCCTGGATAAAGTGCCGGTCTCCAAAGACTGGAGGTAAGGCAGTTAGGCCTGGTTCCCGGTTTTGATTTGGAATTTGTTTCGGATTTCGATATTCGGATTTCAGGTTTGGGCTCAATGGCCTCCCCTACAGCATATACCCGATATCCGAGGACGCCGTCGGGTAGGTAAACAGCGTTTCTTTGACCTTTTCAGCCGGTAATCCGGCCTTCATGGCCAGGGCGAAGATATTGATCACTTCATCGGAGTGGGGGCCCAGCAGGTGGGCGCCGATGATCCTGCCGCTGCCTTCCTCGACCATCACCTTGTAGCCGGAAGTATCCTCGTTGAGCCGGTGGCTGGTGTACCAGGCCGCAGTGTCGGCGTGGTTGACCTTGAACTTGAGTCCCCGCTCTTTGGCCTGTTCCTCGGTCAGGCCCACCGAGGCCAGCGGGGGGATGGTGAACACGGCGGAGGCGACCACGCTGTAGTCCGGGCTCACCCGGTTGCCTTCAAGCATATTGGCAGCGACGGCATCGCCGTCAATGCCGGCCACCGGTGTTAGCGCCGGTCCCTTTTTGGTCACGTCGCCCGCGGCATAGACGGAAGGGTTGGAAAGGCTTTGCAGGTAATCGTTCAGCTTCAGCCGCCCGCTCTCGTGTTCGATACCGGCTGAATCCAGGTCGAGATTCATAAGCGCCGGCACCCGGCCGGCGGCATGTACTGCCAGGTCTACTTCGAACCTGAGTTCACGGTCCCCGGCGACGGCGTGAACGGTGAACCCCTGATCCGATTTTTCAATAGATTTAACGGCCGTGCCCGTCCTGGCGTCGATGCCGATGCCCCGGGTCTTTTTGAGGAGCATGGCCACCATGTCCCGGTCGAACGGGCCCAGGAAATGGTCCGACATCTCCAGCATGGTGACCTCGGCGCCGGCGCGCCGGGAGAGGTGGGCGAACTCGAACCCGATGTAACCGCCGCCGACGAAGAGCACCCGGTCGGGCAGTTGTTCCAGTTCCAGGAACTGGTCGCTGGTGGTAAGGTGTTCTTCTCCGTCGATGCCCAGTTTCATCGGCTCGGCCCCGGCAGCGATGAGAATGAACCGCCCTTCCAGCACCTCGCCGCTCACGGCAACTGCATTACGTCCGGTGAAACGGGCTGATCCGCGGTAGGTGTCGATACCCCGGTCGTGAAGACCTTTTTCTATTTCCCCGGGCATCGGGCCGGTAAAAGTCCGCTTGAAGGCCATCAATTCCGGCCAATTGATATCAAGCGTCTCCGCCTTAACCCCCAGGCCGGAAAAGCGTTTGACCTGGTCAAGGGCGTCGGCGGCGCCGATGAGCACCTTTTTGGGGTCGCAGCCCCTCAGGGCGCAGGTACCGCCGAAGGGGAGCTGGTCGATGACGGCCACCCTCCATCCGGCGGCGCGGCATCGGAAGGCGGCAGAACGGCCGGCGCTGCCCGAGCCGATGACTACCAGGTCATATTCATTTGGCATTCTGTGTCCCCCTGATTGTAAGTTTATACCCGATGCTATTTTTCCGCCAATGCCTTTAATAGCTCTTCCAGGCAATCCACCCAGGTGGCCCTGACGTTTGTCATGTCGTCCTTGATGCTGAAAAAACTGGTCGTAGTTTAACCGCGAGAATGTTGGTGGAAACCAGCATCCACACAGCGTGGCTGGTGGCAGCCACCACTTTCCTGACTTCATAGGTATTATTTACCAGTTTCACCGGGTCGGGATTGTGCCGCCTCCGGCTTGGATTATACCGCCAAAGCCGCCGCGATGGCGGCGCGGATATCAGCCACTCTTGCGCCGATATCGGCAACGCCAACCAGCGCTGATATCATCGCCATGTACCTGACGCCGCGGCGAGTGAGTTCCGCCACATGCTCCAGCTTGATGCCGCCGATGGCGACCACCGGCAGACGGCTGTGGGAAAGGGCATAATCGAGGAGTTCCAGGCCCCCAGGCGCGGCGGCGTCCGGCTTGGTGCCGGTAGGGTACACCGGCCCTGCGCCCAGGTAATCTACGCCCTCGAGCGCCGCCGCCCGGTCGATCTCTTCCGGCGTCGTCACCGAATAACCCAATATCATCTCCCCGCCGATGAGCTGGCGCGCCGCCTCCGGGGGGAGGTCCTCCTGCCCGATATGGAGGCCGTCGGCGCCAGCGGCCAGTGCCAGTTGGGCATCGTCATTCACGATGAAACAGGCGTCATACCGGCGGCAGAGATTCCGGATAGCAAGGCACTCTTCATGCCTTTGGCGGAGGGGGAAGTCTTTCTCACGGTATTGGATGATCTTGACGCCGGCTTCAAGCAACAATCGGGCTGTCTCGACGTTACCCCTTCCTGAGGAATGGGCACGGCTCAGGACGGCGTAGATATCGG is a window encoding:
- the dnaE gene encoding DNA polymerase III subunit alpha, whose translation is MSTYSELHCHSYYSFHDGASSLEELLVQSKELGYEALAVTDHDNLCGAMRFAHLAGSLEMKGIVGAEVTLKGGYHLTLLVENREGYKNLCRLITAAAEAGERNTPELPPERLAEHASGLIVLSGCPKGELSQLLMAERFDEARGLIRQYLDWFGSANYYIELQHNRVYGDRARNKKLVELAAELGARVVATGNVHYHVRDRHQLQDCLVAVKHCKNLDASHRERRPNSEFYLRPVAEIEALFEGCPEALANTVTIAGRCSFDLTSELNYTFPDYPAPDGQTPESYLENLCLEAAVRRYGGVTPEVRTRLDEEFRLVKKHRLAGFLLLYHDVIKLGREAMIDLGLADLSQSLEENPPGRGRGSSVALLIGYLIGLSHIDPLKYRLSLERFLPDDTMSGAPDIDLDFPRSIREELILRTHRKWGWRHAALAGTIATYQVRGAVRDLGKALSLPPEEIGQLAKQLDWGSARKLSTSMDKSPHFRDKVKAPVWRDLVRLAWELDGFPKYMGQHPGGMIISSTPLTDLVPVQRGAIDGRYVCQWDKDSIDDAGFVKIDFLALGALSQLQEADGLIKKRTGRVIDLSRIDFDDPAVYDMLCRGDTIGIFQVESAAQMQTITRLRPRNLFDMAHEVGAVRPGVGVNGGVQDYLARRSGRKKVVFDHTLEEHALARTLGVVLFQDQVNQLAIDVAGFGPGKADQLRRAFGRRHNEALLARYRQEFMAGAAERGVDEAVAAKIFHKFNGQYMFPESHAFAFGVTAYQASWLKLYYPLEFFVAIFNQQPMGFYNLETLKEDARRHGVAVLNPDINKSSAVCVIEGQAVRLGFLHVHGLGGAAAGAIEDARAGGGPFLGIGDFMERSGVLEETALRLTGGGAFDAMETNRRKVKWEIGLRYRPVNSQMALPLPVRQDMAELAGLNDWERMQEEYSVLSLFPAGHIMASVRPRFNGRGVSRSSDIERMDDGTELTVAGLVIRRQRPRGKVVFITLEDEFGHIPLMVFPQVYERQELKFRSPFLIVKGRLSRREGAHNVVVSQVTLFAALDKVPVSKDWR
- a CDS encoding NAD(P)/FAD-dependent oxidoreductase codes for the protein MPNEYDLVVIGSGSAGRSAAFRCRAAGWRVAVIDQLPFGGTCALRGCDPKKVLIGAADALDQVKRFSGLGVKAETLDINWPELMAFKRTFTGPMPGEIEKGLHDRGIDTYRGSARFTGRNAVAVSGEVLEGRFILIAAGAEPMKLGIDGEEHLTTSDQFLELEQLPDRVLFVGGGYIGFEFAHLSRRAGAEVTMLEMSDHFLGPFDRDMVAMLLKKTRGIGIDARTGTAVKSIEKSDQGFTVHAVAGDRELRFEVDLAVHAAGRVPALMNLDLDSAGIEHESGRLKLNDYLQSLSNPSVYAAGDVTKKGPALTPVAGIDGDAVAANMLEGNRVSPDYSVVASAVFTIPPLASVGLTEEQAKERGLKFKVNHADTAAWYTSHRLNEDTSGYKVMVEEGSGRIIGAHLLGPHSDEVINIFALAMKAGLPAEKVKETLFTYPTASSDIGYML
- the thiE gene encoding thiamine phosphate synthase, which encodes MTTRRGLPDTDIYAVLSRAHSSGRGNVETARLLLEAGVKIIQYREKDFPLRQRHEECLAIRNLCRRYDACFIVNDDAQLALAAGADGLHIGQEDLPPEAARQLIGGEMILGYSVTTPEEIDRAAALEGVDYLGAGPVYPTGTKPDAAAPGGLELLDYALSHSRLPVVAIGGIKLEHVAELTRRGVRYMAMISALVGVADIGARVADIRAAIAAALAV